In a single window of the Arachis hypogaea cultivar Tifrunner chromosome 6, arahy.Tifrunner.gnm2.J5K5, whole genome shotgun sequence genome:
- the LOC112698339 gene encoding large ribosomal subunit protein bL31c-like, with protein sequence MAQCITNTFLHPKPFHPLPSKTKPVGNCRVGVTCRKKDIHPQYHEDAKVYCNGKLVMTTDGTQKEYVVDVWSGNHPFYLGSRSAVMVDDDQVEKFRKKFSELTEIMEIPVLKGEIVIPSRRRGIQKGGKKK encoded by the exons ATGGCGCAGTGCATAACCAACACATTCCTCCACCCAAAACCCTTCCATCCTCTCCCATCCAAAACAAAACCC GTGGGAAATTGTAGGGTAGGGGTGACGTGCAGGAAGAAGGATATACACCCGCAGTACCACGAGGATGCTAAAGTGTACTGCAACGGGAAACTCGTGATGACTACCGATGGGACCCAGAAGGAGTACGTGGTTGACGTTTGGTCAGGTAACCACCCCTTTTACCTGGGTAGCCGGTCAGCGGTTATGGTTGACGATGACCAAGTTGAGAAGTTTAGGAAGAAGTTCAGTGAACTCACTGAAATTATGGAGATTCCGGTACTCAAGGGTGAAATCGTAATTCCCTCCAGGCGCAGGGGTATTCAGAAAGGTggcaagaagaagtag
- the LOC112697996 gene encoding F-box protein GID2-like: MKRPISRDGDGNGDLLKMKKVKVDGDADAEENCVLRGMRYFDDNVLFEVLKHADARTLAMASCVNKQWHKTAQDERLWELICTKQWANTGCGEEQLRSVVLALGGFRRLHSLYLRPLSKPYSSSSSSSSSSPTPSSVWGPISQAPVAPRPKPLPPRLGKDAVHLSLSLLSIRFYEKMSNFNNRTR; this comes from the coding sequence ATGAAGCGTCCGATCTCCCGCGACGGCGACGGCAACGGCGACCTCCTCAAGATGAAGAAGGTTAAGGTGGACGGCGATGCCGACGCCGAAGAGAATTGTGTCCTCCGGGGGATGCGGTATTTCGATGACAACGTGCTGTTCGAGGTGCTGAAGCACGCGGACGCGAGGACGCTGGCTATGGCCAGCTGCGTTAACAAGCAGTGGCACAAAACTGCACAGGATGAGAGGCTTTGGGAGCTGATCTGCACCAAACAGTGGGCAAACACCGGCTGCGGCGAGGAACAGCTCCGATCCGTCGTCCTTGCCCTAGGCGGTTTCCGTCGTCTCCACTCCCTTTACCTAAGGCCTCTCTCTAAGCCATACTCTTCTTCATCGTCATCGTCATCGTCATCTCCCACTCCCTCCTCCGTTTGGGGTCCCATCTCTCAGGCGCCTGTGGCTCCTCGGCCGAAGCCCCTGCCTCCTCGTTTGGGTAAAGACGCCGTAcacctctccctctcccttttatcCATTCGCTTCTACGagaagatgtctaatttcaaCAACCGAACCAGATGA